A single window of Granulicella mallensis MP5ACTX8 DNA harbors:
- a CDS encoding nitroreductase family protein gives MPKTQKSLAQAIRDRRATPSFDGEPIPASDLRQILDAGLHAPSGYNMQPWRFIVVQQPEQRKRLRAASYNQAKIEEASAVIVACGDRDGWRKDLDEMLRMGRAAGMPESYAAQAANSVPSYLSSFTDEQMRGWLNKHVMMALTSMMLMAEVMGYDTAPMEGFEQAKVCETLRLPMSYWVVALLAVGQLRGPDKYDGGRFDISHTVFGEEYGKPLK, from the coding sequence ATGCCAAAAACACAAAAGTCACTGGCCCAGGCGATTCGCGACCGGCGTGCTACCCCGAGTTTCGATGGGGAGCCGATTCCCGCCAGCGACCTGCGACAGATTCTCGATGCGGGCTTGCATGCTCCAAGCGGGTACAACATGCAGCCGTGGCGCTTTATCGTCGTGCAGCAGCCGGAGCAGCGCAAGCGGTTGCGCGCGGCAAGTTACAACCAGGCCAAGATCGAGGAGGCCTCCGCGGTGATCGTTGCGTGTGGGGACCGCGATGGCTGGCGCAAGGATCTGGACGAGATGCTGCGCATGGGGCGTGCCGCGGGGATGCCGGAAAGTTATGCCGCGCAGGCGGCCAATAGTGTCCCGTCCTATCTGTCGAGCTTTACCGACGAACAGATGCGCGGATGGCTGAACAAGCATGTGATGATGGCCCTTACCTCGATGATGTTGATGGCCGAGGTGATGGGTTATGACACCGCGCCGATGGAAGGGTTTGAGCAGGCCAAGGTCTGCGAGACGCTGCGGCTGCCGATGAGCTATTGGGTCGTCGCCTTGCTGGCAGTTGGGCAGCTTCGTGGGCCTGACAAGTACGATGGCGGACGCTTCGATATCTCACACACGGTGTTCGGTGAGGAGTATGGCAAGCCTCTGAAATAA
- a CDS encoding UbiX family flavin prenyltransferase gives MPFSNAAARNLTLAITGASGSLFAREMLRLLDADERVAHVHLVVSPSALRVLAEEAGINGRNSMVEKLLGRSSTKIVQLAYEDIGAPIASGSYPCDGMIVLPCSMGTLAGIAHGLAGNLIERAADVCLKERRRLILCVRETPLNLIHIRNMAAATEAGATIFPVIPTFYNHPQTVEDIAHNYVHRVLQHMGLPQPNAFQWNPAADSNL, from the coding sequence ATGCCTTTCTCAAACGCAGCCGCCCGAAATCTGACGCTGGCCATCACAGGAGCGAGTGGTTCGCTCTTCGCGCGCGAAATGCTTCGTTTGTTAGATGCAGACGAGCGCGTGGCACACGTCCATCTGGTGGTCTCGCCGAGTGCACTGCGGGTATTGGCAGAGGAAGCCGGCATCAACGGCCGTAACTCCATGGTAGAAAAGCTGCTTGGCCGAAGCTCCACAAAGATCGTGCAACTCGCCTATGAAGATATCGGCGCCCCCATCGCCAGCGGGTCTTATCCCTGCGACGGCATGATCGTGCTCCCCTGTTCCATGGGAACGCTCGCCGGCATCGCCCACGGCCTGGCGGGAAACCTGATCGAACGGGCCGCCGACGTTTGCCTCAAAGAGCGACGTCGGCTCATCCTGTGCGTGCGCGAAACGCCGCTGAACCTCATCCACATCCGCAACATGGCCGCAGCCACCGAGGCAGGAGCCACGATCTTTCCCGTAATTCCCACCTTCTACAACCATCCCCAGACGGTCGAGGACATCGCGCACAACTATGTCCACCGCGTGCTGCAGCATATGGGCCTGCCACAACCCAACGCGTTCCAATGGAACCCGGCGGCTGATTCAAACCTCTAG
- the glgX gene encoding glycogen debranching protein GlgX — MERTLLPGKPYPLGATSSPQGTNFALYSENATAVKVCFFDESGKQVDCIALKERTAFVWHGMVRHIKPGQRYGFRVDGPWEPEKGLRFNASKLLVDPYAKALAGEVDWKAPIFPYDIESGDDTKKCGKDSADGVPKSIVIDSTFDWGNDCPPQTPIADSIIYEMHVRGFSKNNPEVPENLRGTYAGLAHDASIGYLKKLGITAVELLPVHHFIDEGDLIDKGLRDYWGYNTLGYFAPMSRYSSSGDDGEQVLEFKQMVKRLHQEGIEVILDVVYNHTCEGNEKGPMLSMKGVDNTTYYRTLQDNPRYYMDYTGTGNTLNAYNPQVLKLIMDSLRYWVSEMHVDGFRFDLASTLARELHDVNKLGAFFDTIHQDPTLADVKLIAEPWDVGDGGYQVGNFPVLWGEWNGKYRDTVRRFWKGDSGQLSEFAYRLTGSSDLYQGDGRTPAASINFITAHDGFTLCDLVSYNEKHNEANGDNNQDGANDNDSWNMGAEGPTDDANINNLRERQTRNFLATLMLSQGVPMLAGGDEFSRSQRGNNNCYCQDNELTWYDWKLDDSRKRLLEFTAKLIALRKEHPNLHRRRFFQDRQIRGSVVRDVAWYGTDGNELSDETWGEGWNRSLAVMLNGKTLGVMDEDGHQVFDDSFLIIVNAADQGVEYMLPEPPNGVPWKQVLDTENIDDPFSEAEVAEKVIVGGRAVRVYSDCGEHVGQAEKHRPAKTL; from the coding sequence ATGGAACGCACATTGTTGCCGGGAAAGCCCTATCCGCTGGGCGCTACATCCAGCCCGCAGGGAACGAATTTTGCTCTGTACTCGGAGAACGCTACTGCTGTGAAGGTGTGCTTCTTCGATGAGTCCGGCAAGCAGGTAGACTGCATCGCCCTGAAGGAGCGGACGGCCTTCGTCTGGCATGGCATGGTCCGGCACATCAAGCCTGGGCAGCGGTATGGTTTCCGCGTCGACGGCCCCTGGGAGCCGGAAAAGGGGCTGCGCTTCAATGCCTCCAAGCTGCTCGTCGATCCCTATGCCAAGGCACTCGCAGGCGAGGTGGACTGGAAAGCCCCCATCTTTCCTTACGATATCGAGTCTGGGGACGATACGAAGAAGTGCGGCAAGGACAGTGCGGACGGCGTGCCCAAGAGCATCGTGATCGATAGTACGTTCGACTGGGGTAACGATTGTCCTCCGCAGACGCCGATCGCCGATTCGATCATCTACGAGATGCATGTCCGGGGTTTTTCGAAGAACAATCCCGAGGTGCCGGAGAATTTGCGCGGCACGTATGCCGGCCTCGCGCACGATGCGAGTATCGGGTACCTGAAGAAGCTGGGGATTACCGCTGTTGAGTTGCTGCCGGTGCATCACTTCATCGATGAGGGCGACCTGATCGATAAGGGCCTGCGCGATTACTGGGGCTACAACACGCTGGGCTATTTCGCGCCGATGTCGCGCTACAGCTCCAGCGGCGACGACGGTGAGCAGGTGCTCGAGTTCAAGCAAATGGTGAAGCGGTTGCACCAGGAAGGCATCGAGGTCATTCTCGACGTGGTGTACAACCACACGTGCGAGGGCAATGAGAAGGGCCCGATGCTTTCGATGAAGGGCGTCGACAACACGACGTACTATCGCACGCTGCAGGACAATCCTCGCTATTACATGGACTACACCGGCACGGGCAATACGCTCAACGCCTATAACCCCCAGGTGCTGAAGCTGATCATGGACAGCCTGCGCTACTGGGTGTCGGAGATGCACGTTGACGGCTTCCGCTTCGATCTGGCCTCCACTTTGGCGCGCGAGCTGCACGATGTGAACAAGCTCGGCGCGTTCTTCGATACGATCCACCAGGATCCGACGCTGGCCGATGTGAAGCTGATCGCCGAGCCGTGGGACGTTGGCGATGGCGGCTACCAGGTGGGCAACTTTCCAGTGTTGTGGGGCGAGTGGAACGGCAAGTATCGCGATACGGTGCGACGCTTCTGGAAGGGCGATAGCGGACAGCTCTCGGAGTTTGCGTACCGCCTTACAGGATCGAGTGATCTGTACCAGGGAGATGGCCGTACGCCTGCGGCTTCGATCAACTTCATCACGGCGCACGATGGCTTCACGCTATGCGACCTGGTCAGCTACAACGAGAAGCACAACGAGGCCAACGGCGATAACAACCAGGACGGCGCGAACGATAACGATAGCTGGAATATGGGCGCGGAAGGGCCGACCGACGATGCGAACATCAACAATCTTCGCGAGCGGCAGACACGAAACTTCCTGGCGACGCTGATGCTTAGCCAGGGTGTGCCCATGCTTGCGGGTGGTGACGAGTTCTCTCGTTCGCAGCGCGGCAATAACAACTGTTACTGCCAAGACAATGAACTGACCTGGTACGACTGGAAGTTGGATGATTCGAGAAAGCGTCTGCTGGAGTTCACGGCAAAGCTCATCGCTCTGCGCAAGGAGCATCCGAACCTGCACCGGCGCAGGTTCTTTCAGGACCGCCAGATTCGCGGCTCGGTGGTGCGGGATGTCGCCTGGTATGGCACGGATGGGAACGAGCTTTCAGACGAGACATGGGGTGAGGGTTGGAACAGGTCGCTGGCTGTGATGCTCAACGGCAAGACCCTGGGCGTGATGGATGAAGACGGCCATCAGGTCTTCGACGACAGCTTTCTGATCATCGTGAATGCCGCGGACCAGGGAGTGGAGTATATGCTGCCGGAGCCGCCGAATGGGGTTCCGTGGAAGCAGGTGCTCGATACGGAGAACATCGACGACCCTTTCAGCGAGGCCGAGGTTGCGGAGAAGGTGATCGTTGGCGGGCGTGCGGTGCGGGTCTATAGCGATTGCGGCGAGCATGTGGGGCAGGCGGAGAAGCATCGGCCGGCGAAGACGCTGTAG
- a CDS encoding inositol-3-phosphate synthase: MSTSGTASPQAADITPAKGKLGIMIPGMGAVATTLIAGVEAVRRGFAKPIGSMSQMGTIRLGKRTDDNTPLIRDWAPLADLNDIVFTGWDIFGGNLFDAAKTAGVLDRDQLESMRPFLESIEPMPAVFDQRWVKRLDPKVQKIGKNKCDLANQIRNDIAEFKSKTDRQVMIWCGSTEIYIEPKPVHMTLEAFEKGLVEDDPDIAPSMLYAWACLKEGIPFANGAPNLTVDIPALQELSKKMNAPICGKDFKTGQTFIKTVLAPAFKTRQLGVSGWYSTNILGNRDGEVLDDPDNFKTKEVSKLGVLEHIFQPEKNPELYGDIFHKVRINYYPPRGDNKEGWDNIDIFGWLGYPMQIKVDFLCRDSILAAPLALDLCLFMDLAARTPTLRGLGIQEWLSFYFKDPDTAPGVYPEHDLFIQSMKLKNTLRHIMGEDLITHLGLEYYGD; this comes from the coding sequence ATGTCAACATCTGGCACCGCCAGCCCACAGGCAGCGGACATTACGCCTGCCAAAGGAAAACTAGGAATTATGATCCCCGGAATGGGAGCGGTCGCAACCACTCTCATCGCCGGCGTGGAAGCGGTTCGCCGCGGCTTTGCCAAGCCCATCGGGTCGATGTCGCAGATGGGTACCATCCGTCTGGGCAAGCGCACCGATGACAACACCCCGCTGATCCGGGACTGGGCTCCGCTTGCAGATCTGAATGACATCGTCTTCACGGGTTGGGATATCTTCGGCGGCAACCTGTTTGACGCCGCGAAGACCGCCGGTGTGCTCGACCGCGACCAGCTCGAGAGCATGCGGCCCTTCCTCGAGTCCATCGAGCCGATGCCTGCTGTGTTCGATCAGCGCTGGGTCAAGCGCCTTGATCCCAAGGTACAGAAGATCGGCAAGAACAAGTGCGACCTCGCGAACCAGATTCGCAATGACATTGCGGAGTTCAAGTCCAAGACCGATCGCCAGGTGATGATCTGGTGCGGTTCGACAGAGATCTACATCGAGCCGAAGCCCGTCCACATGACGCTGGAAGCCTTCGAGAAGGGCCTCGTCGAAGACGATCCGGATATCGCTCCCTCGATGCTCTATGCGTGGGCCTGCCTGAAGGAAGGCATTCCCTTTGCGAACGGTGCACCGAATCTCACGGTCGATATTCCTGCGCTGCAGGAGCTGTCGAAGAAGATGAACGCGCCGATCTGCGGCAAGGACTTCAAGACCGGTCAAACGTTCATCAAGACCGTCCTCGCGCCTGCCTTCAAGACTCGCCAGCTTGGCGTCAGCGGCTGGTACTCGACGAACATCCTGGGCAACCGCGACGGCGAGGTTCTCGACGATCCGGACAACTTCAAGACCAAGGAAGTCTCGAAGCTCGGGGTTCTCGAGCACATCTTCCAGCCGGAGAAGAACCCGGAACTCTATGGCGATATCTTCCACAAGGTTCGCATTAACTATTACCCGCCGCGTGGTGATAACAAAGAGGGTTGGGACAACATCGATATCTTTGGCTGGCTCGGTTACCCGATGCAGATCAAGGTCGATTTCCTCTGCCGCGATTCGATTTTGGCGGCTCCGCTGGCGCTTGATCTTTGCCTGTTTATGGATCTTGCCGCTCGTACGCCGACGCTGCGTGGGCTGGGGATTCAGGAGTGGTTGAGCTTCTACTTCAAGGACCCGGATACAGCTCCTGGGGTTTATCCCGAGCACGATCTGTTTATTCAGTCGATGAAGCTGAAGAACACGCTGCGGCACATTATGGGCGAGGATCTGATTACGCACCTCGGCCTGGAGTACTACGGCGACTAG
- the uvrA gene encoding excinuclease ABC subunit UvrA, with product MSLTHINVRGARQHNLRDVSVSIPRNTLTVVTGLSGSGKSSLAFDTIYAEGQRRYVETLSAYARQFLDQMERPDVDSIDGLSPAISIEQKTTSRSPRSTVGTITEIYDYLRLLYASVGQPHCPNCHRPISRQSAEQIVAQIVERNRTDSPGERITVLAPVVRGRKGEFREELEALDKKGYRVRIDGEMTEVEEGMRLEKRKNHTVEAIVDRIILKPIIDEEGQTTFDTRRLAVAVTTALQLANGLVLIGLQAPGGTYNETLYSSSMACPDCGINVPKLEPRSFSFNSTYGACPECHGLGSIYDFDPAKTITDWSKPLLDGAMGPGSASQYLLKLIKLAADKYKIDLKQPFSDLSKEHQDLLLYGPPRNEAGRTGFHGIFAWLRDTLEDTKSEGYRDYMMQYMSATECPQCHGKRLRPESLAVTIPLADAAAHPPSTKDETEPLESSDARRDASIADFTSLSLERALLGARSMHFSGRDRLIADRLQREIIERLEFLNAVGLGYLSLSRSAATLSGGEGQRIRLATQIGSRLRGVLYVLDEPSIGLHQRDNQRLISALENLRDIGNTVLVVEHDEDTMRKADYILDLGPGAGKNGGFLMASGTPAEIMANPASVTGQYLSGKIDIVTRPTPDKAPRPVTGKWLSVEDARSHNLQNVTAHFPLGVMTVITGVSGSGKSTLVNDILYRSLAKELYGSREEPGEHKAIHGAAQLDKVIQIDQSPIGRTPRSNPATYTGVFTAIRDLFAMLPDSRERGYKPGRFSFNVMGGRCEACQGEGQRRIEMNFLPDVYVLCDVCNGRRYNQETLAVKFNGYSIADILDLPIEEALPVLKDIPAVNQKLQTLVDVGLGYIHLGQSATTLSGGEAQRMKLARELSKRQTGRTLYLLDEPTTGLHFDDVRRLLEVLHRLTDLGNTVMIIEHNLDIIRNADYLIDMGPEGGEGGGTIVAQGPPELVAREPRSYTGQFLARYYESAGTLTASKYLPPIELPDLQKKPAKPKWIAPEKKTGVPTASKTKPESDAQKKLSAKKTATKKTATKKGSK from the coding sequence ATGAGCCTTACTCACATCAACGTCCGCGGCGCCCGCCAGCACAACCTGCGGGACGTCTCCGTCTCCATCCCGCGCAACACGCTAACGGTTGTCACCGGCTTGTCCGGTTCCGGCAAGAGCTCGCTCGCCTTCGACACCATCTACGCCGAGGGCCAGCGCCGCTACGTCGAAACCCTTTCGGCCTACGCCCGCCAGTTCCTCGACCAGATGGAGCGCCCCGACGTCGACTCCATCGACGGCCTCTCCCCCGCCATCTCGATCGAGCAGAAGACCACCTCCCGCTCGCCGCGCTCCACCGTCGGCACCATCACCGAGATCTACGACTATCTGCGCCTGCTCTACGCCTCCGTAGGCCAGCCCCACTGCCCCAACTGCCACCGGCCCATCTCGCGCCAGTCCGCCGAACAGATCGTCGCCCAGATCGTCGAGCGCAACCGCACCGACTCCCCCGGCGAGCGCATCACCGTCCTCGCGCCGGTCGTGCGCGGACGCAAAGGCGAGTTCCGTGAAGAGCTCGAAGCGCTGGACAAAAAGGGCTACCGCGTCCGCATCGACGGCGAGATGACCGAAGTCGAAGAGGGCATGCGCCTCGAAAAGCGCAAGAACCACACCGTCGAAGCCATCGTCGACCGCATCATCCTGAAGCCGATCATTGACGAAGAAGGCCAAACCACCTTCGACACCCGCCGCCTCGCCGTCGCTGTAACCACGGCGCTGCAACTGGCCAACGGACTCGTGCTCATCGGTCTGCAGGCCCCCGGCGGCACTTACAACGAGACGCTCTACAGCTCCTCGATGGCCTGCCCCGACTGCGGCATCAACGTCCCCAAGCTCGAGCCGCGCAGCTTCTCGTTCAACTCCACCTACGGCGCCTGCCCGGAGTGCCACGGCCTCGGCTCGATCTACGACTTCGATCCCGCCAAGACCATCACCGACTGGTCGAAGCCGCTGCTCGACGGCGCCATGGGTCCCGGCTCGGCGTCGCAGTACCTGCTCAAGCTCATCAAGCTGGCAGCCGACAAGTACAAGATCGACCTGAAGCAACCCTTCTCCGACCTGAGCAAGGAGCACCAGGACCTGCTGCTCTACGGCCCGCCGCGCAACGAGGCCGGTCGCACCGGCTTCCACGGCATCTTCGCCTGGCTGCGCGACACCCTCGAAGACACCAAATCCGAGGGCTATCGCGACTACATGATGCAGTACATGTCCGCGACCGAGTGCCCCCAGTGCCACGGCAAACGCCTTCGCCCCGAATCTCTCGCGGTCACCATCCCGTTGGCCGACGCCGCGGCCCATCCTCCCTCCACGAAGGACGAGACCGAGCCGCTTGAAAGCTCCGACGCACGGCGCGATGCCTCCATCGCCGACTTCACCTCGCTCTCGCTCGAACGGGCTCTGCTCGGCGCACGGTCCATGCACTTCAGCGGCCGCGACCGCCTCATCGCCGACCGCTTGCAGCGCGAGATCATCGAGCGCCTTGAGTTCCTCAACGCCGTCGGCCTGGGCTACCTCTCTCTCAGCCGTTCTGCGGCAACCCTCTCCGGCGGAGAAGGCCAGCGCATCCGCCTCGCCACGCAGATCGGCTCGCGTCTTCGCGGCGTGCTCTACGTGCTCGATGAACCCTCGATCGGCCTGCACCAGCGCGACAATCAGCGGCTCATCTCAGCCCTCGAAAACCTGCGCGACATCGGCAACACCGTCCTCGTCGTCGAGCACGACGAAGACACCATGCGCAAGGCCGACTACATCCTCGACCTCGGCCCCGGCGCAGGCAAGAACGGCGGCTTTCTCATGGCCTCCGGCACCCCCGCCGAGATCATGGCGAACCCCGCATCCGTCACCGGCCAGTACCTCAGCGGCAAGATCGATATCGTCACCCGCCCCACGCCGGACAAGGCTCCGCGTCCTGTCACCGGCAAGTGGCTCTCGGTCGAAGACGCCCGTTCGCACAATCTGCAGAACGTCACAGCTCACTTCCCTCTCGGCGTGATGACCGTCATCACCGGCGTCAGCGGCTCGGGCAAGAGCACGCTGGTCAACGACATCCTGTACCGCTCGCTGGCCAAGGAGCTTTACGGCTCCCGCGAAGAACCCGGCGAACACAAGGCCATCCACGGTGCGGCACAGCTCGACAAAGTCATCCAGATCGACCAGTCGCCCATCGGCCGCACGCCGCGCTCCAATCCGGCCACCTATACCGGCGTCTTTACCGCCATCCGCGATCTCTTCGCCATGCTGCCGGACTCGCGCGAACGAGGCTACAAGCCCGGCCGCTTCAGCTTCAACGTGATGGGTGGCCGTTGCGAGGCCTGCCAGGGCGAAGGCCAGCGCCGCATCGAGATGAACTTCCTGCCCGACGTCTACGTCTTGTGCGACGTCTGCAACGGCCGCCGCTACAACCAGGAGACGCTCGCCGTAAAGTTCAACGGCTACTCCATCGCCGACATCCTCGACCTGCCCATCGAAGAAGCCTTGCCTGTCCTGAAAGACATTCCGGCGGTCAACCAGAAGCTGCAAACCCTGGTGGACGTCGGGCTCGGCTACATTCACCTCGGCCAGTCGGCGACGACGCTCTCCGGCGGCGAGGCGCAGCGCATGAAGCTCGCGCGCGAACTTAGCAAACGCCAGACCGGACGCACGCTGTACCTGCTCGACGAGCCCACCACCGGCCTCCACTTCGACGACGTGCGCCGCCTGCTCGAAGTGCTGCATCGCCTCACCGACCTCGGCAACACCGTCATGATCATCGAGCACAACCTCGACATCATCCGCAACGCCGACTACCTCATCGACATGGGCCCGGAGGGCGGCGAGGGCGGCGGTACCATCGTCGCGCAGGGACCGCCCGAGCTGGTCGCCCGCGAACCGCGCTCTTACACCGGACAGTTTCTTGCGCGCTATTATGAGAGCGCAGGAACTCTAACGGCCAGCAAGTATCTGCCGCCGATAGAGCTGCCCGACCTGCAGAAGAAACCAGCCAAACCGAAGTGGATCGCACCGGAGAAGAAGACCGGCGTACCGACAGCCTCAAAGACAAAACCGGAGTCGGACGCGCAGAAGAAACTGTCCGCAAAGAAAACCGCCACCAAAAAGACCGCAACAAAAAAAGGCTCTAAGTAA
- a CDS encoding alpha/beta fold hydrolase, with translation MRTLLRLFLLVIVLGLLGGLAFYERPLWVQRQSIHLGLFLAHVHSNYVMTPEGRVHYYEAEPPISGGGVPLVLVHGLGDSSESWAPMLKRLKKAGFHVYAPDLLGYGRSPRPADSDYSMGTQAKFVTDFIQALGLQKTDIGGWSMGGWVTLKVALDHPELVDRVVLYDSAGLAYEPQNIAELFHPADGVALQRLADLLEPHGGTVPAFVRRDALRAFAANQWVVDRSMQSMRSGKDVVDARLSTLSPPLLIVWGSDDQLLPLSVGRQFHDLDPRSELDIVEGCGHLAPKTCPSKVASATADFLKTNPAPSGSVRTLARMH, from the coding sequence ATGAGAACGCTGCTACGCCTGTTCCTGTTGGTCATTGTGCTCGGACTGCTGGGCGGCCTTGCTTTCTATGAGCGTCCGCTCTGGGTCCAGCGGCAGAGCATCCACCTTGGCCTGTTCCTGGCGCATGTTCATAGCAACTACGTTATGACTCCCGAAGGCCGCGTGCACTACTACGAAGCGGAGCCGCCTATCTCCGGCGGAGGTGTTCCGCTGGTGCTGGTACATGGCCTTGGCGATAGCTCCGAGAGCTGGGCTCCGATGCTCAAGCGGCTGAAAAAGGCCGGTTTCCATGTCTATGCGCCGGACCTTCTCGGCTATGGCCGCTCTCCCAGGCCTGCCGACAGCGACTATTCCATGGGTACGCAGGCGAAGTTTGTGACGGACTTTATCCAGGCACTTGGCTTGCAGAAGACGGATATCGGCGGATGGTCGATGGGCGGCTGGGTCACGCTGAAGGTCGCGCTGGATCATCCTGAGCTGGTGGATCGCGTGGTCCTGTACGACAGCGCCGGCCTGGCATATGAGCCGCAGAATATCGCGGAACTGTTTCATCCTGCCGATGGCGTCGCGCTGCAACGGCTTGCTGACCTTCTGGAACCTCATGGTGGCACTGTGCCTGCGTTTGTCCGGCGGGATGCCCTGCGGGCCTTTGCCGCAAACCAATGGGTTGTCGACCGCAGCATGCAATCCATGCGGTCGGGCAAAGACGTGGTGGATGCGAGGCTGAGCACGCTTAGCCCGCCGTTGTTGATTGTGTGGGGCTCGGACGACCAGTTACTGCCGTTGTCGGTCGGACGGCAGTTCCACGATCTCGATCCACGGTCTGAGCTGGATATTGTCGAAGGGTGTGGACATCTGGCTCCGAAGACCTGCCCGTCAAAGGTGGCTTCGGCTACGGCGGACTTCCTGAAGACGAATCCTGCTCCTTCGGGGAGTGTGAGAACGCTTGCGCGGATGCATTGA
- a CDS encoding YkgJ family cysteine cluster protein, which yields MLDTALADTTVRSGEWLACKPGCHQCCIGVFPISQLDAETLRTGLAAADPAVAHRIRARVEAARSRLSRDFPGDPATGLLFTEPHHEEAFDDFANEEPCPVLDPVTGTCDLYAFRPVQCRTFGPPVRNEDDGLGVCELCFVDAPASEVARCEMDQSWRPLEEKLISEAEQRTGLQGPTIIAFALAQLVTCNS from the coding sequence ATCCTTGACACCGCCCTTGCGGACACCACCGTCCGCTCCGGGGAGTGGCTCGCCTGCAAACCCGGTTGCCACCAGTGCTGCATCGGCGTCTTCCCGATTTCACAGCTCGACGCCGAAACACTGCGCACAGGCTTGGCCGCCGCCGATCCTGCTGTCGCTCATCGCATAAGAGCTCGCGTCGAGGCAGCACGAAGCCGGCTCAGCCGCGACTTCCCCGGAGACCCCGCCACGGGCCTGCTCTTCACCGAGCCCCATCACGAAGAGGCCTTCGACGACTTCGCAAACGAAGAACCCTGCCCCGTGCTCGACCCGGTCACCGGCACCTGTGACCTGTACGCCTTCCGCCCCGTGCAGTGCCGTACCTTCGGGCCGCCCGTGCGCAATGAAGACGACGGCCTCGGCGTCTGCGAACTATGTTTCGTCGACGCTCCTGCTAGCGAAGTCGCCCGCTGCGAGATGGATCAAAGCTGGCGTCCCCTGGAAGAGAAGCTGATCTCCGAAGCCGAACAACGCACCGGCCTGCAAGGACCGACAATCATCGCCTTCGCACTAGCTCAACTCGTGACTTGCAACTCGTAG
- the yihA gene encoding ribosome biogenesis GTP-binding protein YihA/YsxC yields MRFVPKFLLSAMSPDHFPDSVRTGDAPEVAFLGRSNVGKSSLINKLLGSKEAKVSSTPGRTRAINFFALHDGTPQKFAARPSLIFADLPGYGYAKISKSISAEWPTFIEPYLNEREQLSLCICLVDSNIPPQESDTMLINALQQMQRPYLVVATKSDRLGGNQLTKSLTALKKAHSVDRILPVSSKTEAGVKTLWPEITNLIQD; encoded by the coding sequence ATGCGTTTCGTTCCGAAGTTCCTTCTCTCCGCGATGAGCCCCGACCACTTCCCGGACAGCGTCCGCACCGGCGACGCCCCCGAGGTCGCCTTCCTGGGCCGCTCCAACGTCGGCAAGTCCTCGCTCATCAACAAACTGCTCGGCTCCAAGGAAGCGAAGGTCTCATCCACACCCGGCCGCACCCGCGCCATCAACTTCTTCGCGCTCCACGACGGAACACCCCAGAAATTTGCGGCCCGCCCCTCGCTCATCTTCGCCGATCTGCCCGGCTACGGCTACGCCAAGATCTCAAAGTCGATCTCCGCGGAGTGGCCCACCTTCATCGAGCCCTACCTGAACGAGCGCGAACAGCTCTCCCTCTGCATCTGCCTGGTCGACTCCAACATCCCCCCGCAGGAGAGCGACACGATGCTGATCAACGCCCTGCAGCAGATGCAGCGGCCCTACCTGGTCGTAGCCACCAAGTCCGACCGCCTCGGCGGCAACCAGCTAACGAAGTCCCTGACAGCCCTCAAGAAGGCCCACAGCGTCGATCGCATCCTCCCGGTCTCTTCCAAGACCGAGGCCGGCGTAAAAACCCTGTGGCCAGAAATCACAAATCTGATCCAGGATTGA